One stretch of Rhizobium rhizoryzae DNA includes these proteins:
- a CDS encoding AzlC family ABC transporter permease produces MHHQSRRAEFSAGIKSILPLVLAALPIGFVFGTVASGNGLSPLETTLMSALVFAGGSQFVAMDLWQHPASWSALGLAALLVNLRHILMGASFARSLGLFRIWQKIPALLVMADENWALAEARANRQALTPAFYLGLALPFYLGWIMASLSGALFGTLLGDLAVYGLDFAFPAVFIVLLMGFWKGRQTGLVLLASASASLVVHTLVPGAWYIAAGALAGLAAALMPDRRAEVRA; encoded by the coding sequence ATGCATCATCAATCGCGCCGGGCAGAGTTTTCTGCAGGCATCAAATCAATTCTCCCTCTTGTGCTGGCTGCCCTGCCGATCGGCTTCGTATTCGGCACGGTCGCAAGCGGCAACGGGCTCTCTCCGCTCGAAACGACCTTGATGAGCGCACTCGTTTTCGCAGGCGGTTCGCAATTCGTCGCGATGGATCTGTGGCAGCATCCGGCGTCCTGGAGCGCGCTTGGCCTTGCCGCGCTTCTGGTCAATCTGCGCCATATCCTCATGGGCGCATCCTTCGCGCGGAGCCTCGGACTTTTCAGGATCTGGCAAAAAATACCGGCCTTGCTGGTGATGGCGGATGAAAACTGGGCACTGGCGGAAGCGCGTGCCAACAGGCAGGCTTTGACGCCAGCCTTCTATCTTGGTCTCGCGCTGCCCTTCTATCTGGGCTGGATCATGGCAAGTCTCAGTGGCGCCCTGTTTGGCACACTTCTGGGAGATCTTGCCGTCTATGGCCTGGACTTCGCATTCCCTGCCGTTTTCATCGTGCTGCTGATGGGCTTCTGGAAGGGTCGGCAGACGGGGCTGGTGCTCCTTGCCAGCGCCTCGGCCTCGCTTGTCGTTCACACGCTTGTTCCGGGTGCCTGGTATATCGCCGCCGGTGCATTGGCCGGATTGGCAGCGGCGCTCATGCCGGATCGCAGGGCGGAGGTGCGGGCATGA